In the Pseudoliparis swirei isolate HS2019 ecotype Mariana Trench chromosome 19, NWPU_hadal_v1, whole genome shotgun sequence genome, one interval contains:
- the cfap100 gene encoding cilia- and flagella-associated protein 100, whose product MTDVTSEMLSPEGPAISSGSSVVVPGSDSAAQLPQPDKKRKEPRQSPFKVPDGHSISPPSENERVDRKEVKVLAMPIDKKTTRVARMTANLGKQEEEIKERKTLKPIKSGTVLPKQTPIRRELMKAMMKRENIAKDCKHDLPSLEMQKLLLELSLTTKREEFSKLDKANKRKERALDRLENNCQEEELQLKKLLRENEKKSLEAKIFIEREAKSKEEKKAEIKKLTAEIGAVTSEHAKLQEVMIDYKKYKDLLFELSPPEWQEAQKAKALKVPSDGDAEDKQDKGPVESANNNDLASEASDPAGELPSIRETMLGDTLSTTTKPYSDDSEYEDEPELYFTDPQQILDLMTDLTDKSLFLIQNTATVEEAAKDLRKSLETTKKKIKKETEQQTLQINDMSQRIAVEKARSDKLKQMVLLHVSLNTEDQDAMWDALGQKVGEVYRHCVDGQITNLNILEKLAHIENRMTLLLQGLDNLPEERLMMMRKIKDSERRSRQRDEKLREQMEKQKERMRRYMERSLADTKKIVGRKLMPRSKTVTQTARFRNVEKSPTEDEKYSYLFSPEDGE is encoded by the exons ATGACAGATGTAACCTCAGAGATGTTGTCGCCAGAAGGACCAGCGATCTCTTCGGGCAGCAGTGTTGTTGTTCCAGGGAGTGACAGTGCTGCCCAATTACCTCAACCAG acaagaagaggaaggagcctCGACAGAGCCCATTCAAAGTGCCAGACGGTCACAGCATTTCCCCGCCGAGTGAGAATGAAAGAGTGGACCGAAAAGAG GTGAAAGTCCTGGCTATGCCAATCGACAAGAAGACGACCCGCGTTGCTCGAATGACGGCCAATCTGgggaaacaagaggaggagataaAGGAGAGGAAGACTCTGAAACCAATCAAGAGCGGCACAGTTCTGCCCAAGCAGACGCCCATCAGACGTGAGCTGATGAAGGCCATGATGAAACGAG AAAACATCGCCAAAGACTGCAAACACGACTTGCCCTCCCTGGAAATGCAGAAGTTATTGCTGGAG TTATCTCTGACGACAAAGAGGGAAGAGTTTTCGAAGTTGGACAAGGCCAacaagagaaaggagagagcgcTGGATAGGCTTGAAAATAACTGTCAGGAAGAGGAGCTCCAGCTCAAGAAGCTCCTCAGGGAGAACGAGAAGAAGTCGTTGGAGGCCAAGATATT TATTGAACGCGAGGCCAAGtccaaagaggagaagaaggccgAGATCAAGAAACTGACTGCTGAAATAGGGGCCGTTACAAG CGAACATGCCAAGCTCCAGGAAGTCATGATAGACTACAAGAAATACAAAGACCTGCTGTTCGAGCTGTCTCCTCCAGAGTGGCAGGAGGCCCAGAAGGCCAAGGCTCTGAAAGTCCCATCTGATGGCGACGCTGAGGACAAGCAGGACAAGGGGCCTGTGGAGTCGGCTAATAACAACG ATTTGGCGAGCGAGGCCTCCGATCCAGCTGGAGAGCTGCCTTCCATTAGAGAGACCATGCTCGGGGACACACT GAGCACAACCACTAAACCCTATAGTGACGATTCAGAATATGAG GACGAGCCGGAGCTGTACTTCACCGATCCCCAGCAGATACTGGATCTCATGACAGACCTGACGGACAAGAGCTTGTTCCTGATTCAGAACACCGCGACGGTGGAAGAGGCCGCGAAAGACCTTCGGAAGTCCTTGGAGACAACCAAGAAGAAGAT CAAAAAGGAGACGGAGCAGCAGACGCTGCAGATAAACGACATGAGCCAGAGGATCGCCGTAGAGAAGGCCAGAAGCGACAAGCTCAAGCAGATGGTTCTGCTCCACGTGTCGTTGAACACAGAGGACCAG GACGCCATGTGGGACGCTCTGGGTCAGAAGGTGGGGGAGGTCTACCGCCACTGCGTGGACGGTCAGATTACCAACCTCAACATCTTGGAGAAGCTGGCCCACATTGAGAACCGCAtgacgctgctgctgcagggcctCGACAACCTCCCCGAGGAAagactgatgatgatgaggaagatTAAGGACAGCGAGCGGAGGAGCAG GCAGCGTGATGAGAAGCTGAGAGAGCAGATGGAGAAACAGAAGGAAAGGATGAGGAGGTACATGGAGAGATCTTTGGCTGACACCAAGAAAATA gtcGGTAGAAAGCTCATGCCCAGAAGCAAGACTGTTACTCAGACAGCCAGATTCAGGAATGTGGAAAAATCTCCCACTGAAGACGAGAAGTATTCCTACCTCTTCTCCCCTGAGGACGGAGAGTAA